One genomic segment of Salminus brasiliensis chromosome 6, fSalBra1.hap2, whole genome shotgun sequence includes these proteins:
- the abl2 gene encoding tyrosine-protein kinase ABL2 isoform X1: MGQQVGRVGDGASPALQSPPQPQPQPHSQPQPQQQQQQQHQGRAARTSGSGRRPREVTSTGTPACRLAATANMPDPGVNVFTQHSEALHRPFGLDSAALTEAVRWSSKENLLGAAESDPNLFVALYDFVASGDNTLSITKGEKLRVLGYNQNGEWSEVRSKNGQGWVPSNYITPVNSLEKHSWYHGPVSRSAAEYLLSSLINGSFLVRESESSPGQLSISLRYEGRVYHYRINTASDGKVYVTSESRFSTLAELVHHHSTVADGLVTTLHYPAPKCNKPTVYGVSPIHDKWEMERTDITMKHKLGGGQYGEVYVGVWKKYNLTVAVKTLKEDTMEVEEFLKEAAVMKEVKHPNLVQLLGVCTLEPPFYIVTEYMLHGNLLDYLRECDREEVNAVVLLYMATQISSAMEYLEKKNFIHRDLAARNCLVGENHVVKVADFGLSRLMTGDIYKAHAGAKFPIKWTAPESLAYNTFSIKSDVWAFGVLLWEIATYGMSPYPGIDLSQVYDLLEKGYRMEQPEGCPPKVYELMRACWQWSPLDRPSFAETHQAFETMFHDSSISEEVAEELCKTASSGKGGVVHAFGHDQPLLPCKARPQKKHSDNKENMEGLDGQQEPGSHGPAGLAASLLAGDGRSSSSPALPRKQRDKSPSSLLEDPLDAGFTRDRKAGFFSSFMKKKSMSSSSSSSSSQPQHNLPVRSNSFRDMESQPHKKYEPAASFGGPPPLPQTDGLSFSPSHGEGNHVQSRCCGATFGQKPSGSNSSGAASSQVGSSSSWAGLAGFFTPRLIKKTLGIRTGKPSGTDDTGGGGAKPFPRSNSTSSMSAGLPDLERMALTLPRNRSKPTLERTASTASQPENGAARPSDALLKKLDEGTAQIRDRPKAKLLPRGASGGVRAPGVGGEADAEDRLGWPSPSKTSTTGSTGPHNHKVPVLISPTLKHSPADVHLVGVDSQGNRFKLLADSSSDRDRPRLVKPKCAPPPPPTLLRSLQHAYSADGAEEVGSGLEVNGEGVKRSGRGTGGARPCIPPPQVPPVLSASAGSGSTTASTKMANGSSGGSIPTSSSKLTLRRTRQQAERVPLEKISKEALLECAEGLSNALYSSAEPSSSSQVLDAGHQLLDYCSGYVDCIPQTRNKFAFREAVGKLELSLQELRASSTGGGGGVGGAGTSPALDNLHSCIKEISDVVQR, encoded by the exons AAGCCCTGCACAGGCCGTTTGGGCTGGACTCTGCTGCGCTGACGGAGGCGGTGCGCTGGAGCTCGAAGGAGAACCTGCTGGGCGCTGCTGAAAGTGACCCCAACCTCTTCGTCGCACTTTACGACTTTGTCGCTAGTGGTGACAACACGCTAAGCATTACGAAAG GAGAGAAGCTGAGGGTGCTGGGTTATAACCAGAATGGGGAGTGGAGTGAGGTTCGCTCGAAGAATGGTCAGGGCTGGGTTCCCAGCAACTACATCACTCCGGTGAACAGTCTGGAGAAGCACAGCTGGTACCATGGTCCTGTGTCCCGCAGCGCTGCAGAGTACCTGCTCAGCAGCCTCATCAATGGCAGCTTCCTGGTGCGAGAGAGCGAAAGCAGCCCCGGGCAGCTGTCCATCTCCCTGCGCTACGAGGGCCGTGTCTACCACTACCGCATCAACACAGCCTCTGATGGCAAA GTGTATGTAACGTCTGAGAGTAGGTTCAGCACGTTAGCTGAACTGGTCCATCATCATTCCACTGTAGCAGACGGTCTGGTGACCACGCTCCACTACCCTGCCCCAAAATGCAACAAGCCCACCGTCTATGGGGTCTCCCCCATTCACGATAAGTGGGAGATGGAACGTACAGACATCACCATGAAGCACAAGCTGGGAGGAGGCCAGTATGGCGAGGTCTATGTGGGGGTCTGGAAGAAGTACAACCTCACCGTTGCTGTTAAAACGCTCAAG GAAGACACTATGGAGGTGGAGGAGTTTCTTAAAGAGGCTGCAGTCATGAAAGAAGTGAAACACCCTAATCTGGTGCAGCTTCTAG gtgtgtgtaccCTGGAGCCTCCGTTCTACATAGTGACCGAGTACATGCTTCATGGCAACCTGCTAGACTACTTGCGTGAGTGTGATCGGGAGGAGGTGAATGCAGTAGTGCTGCTCTACATGGCTACTCAGATTTCGTCTGCCATGGAGTACCTGGAGAAAAAGAACTTCATCCACAG GGATCTGGCAGCACGGAACTGTCTGGTTGGGGAGAATCATGTGGTTAAGGTGGCTGATTTTGGCCTGAGTCGATTGATGACTGGGGACATATACAAGGCCCACGCTGGAGCCAAGTTCCCCATCAAGTGGACTGCACCAGAGAGCTTAGCCTACAACACTTTCTCCATCAAATCGGACGTCTGGG CATTTGGAGTACTGCTATGGGAGATTGCAACCTACGGCATGTCTCCCTACCCTGGTATTGACCTGTCTCAAGTATATGACCTGCTGGAGAAGGGCTATCGCATGGAGCAACCGGAAGGATGTCCACCTAAAGTCTACGAGCTCATGAGAGCCT GTTGGCAGTGGAGTCCACTGGACAGGCCTTCATTTGCAGAAACACATCAGGCTTTTGAGACCATGTTCCATGACTCCAGCATATCCGAAG AAGTGGCAGAGGAGCTGTGTAAGACTGCCTCTTCTGGTAAAGGTGGGGTAGTGCACGCTTTTGGGCACGACCAGCCCCTGCTGCCCTGTAAGGCACGCCCACAGAAGAAGCACTCGGACAATAAGGAGAACATGGAAGGGCTAGACGGCCAGCAGGAGCCTGGATCCCATGGCCCTGCAG GTCTTGCTGCATCTCTGCTGGCCGGTGATGGCCGTTCCAGCAGCTCTCCTGCTCTGCCCCGCAAGCAGAGAGACAAATCTCCTTCTAGCCTGCTTGAGGACCCGCTGGATGCTGGCTTTACCCGTGACCGCAAGGCcggcttcttcagctccttcatgAAGAAGAAGTCCATgtcatcatcctcatcttctTCCTCGTCTCAGCCTCAGCACAATCTCCCAGTGAGGAGCAACTCCTTCCGTGACATGGAGTCACAGCCTCACAAAAAGTATGAGCCCGCAGCAAGTTTCGGTGGGCCTCCCCCACTGCCCCAAACGGACGGCCTGAGCTTCTCCCCATCTCACGGAGAAGGAAACCATGTCCAGTCACGCTGCTGCGGTGCCACATTTGGACAAAAACCCTCGGGGTCAAACTCCTCTGGAGCTGCCTCTTCGCAAGTAGGCAGCAGTAGTAGCTGGGCGGGCCTGGCAGGCTTCTTCACCCCCCGCCTTATTAAAAAGACCTTAGGGATACGAACTGGGAAGCCCTCCGGAACTGATGATACTGGGGGTGGAGGAGCCAAGCCGTTCCCTCGCTCCAACTCTACGTCCTCCATGTCTGCTGGCTTGCCTGATCTGGAGCGCATGGCGCTGACTTTACCCAGGAACCGTAGCAAGCCAACGTTGGAGCGCACAGCCTCCACCGCTTCGCAACCGGAGAATGGCGCAGCCCGGCCATCGGACGCCCTGCTGAAAAAATTGGACGAAGGCACTGCTCAGATTAGGGACAGGCCAAAGGCCAAGCTGCTGCCTCGTGGGGCATCAGGAGGGGTTAGGGCACCAGGGGTGGGGGGAGAAGCAGATGCAGAGGACCGGCTTGGCTGGCCTTCCCCTTCAAAGACCTCCACTACAGGATCCACAGGGCCGCACAACCACAAAGTCCCAGTTCTGATCTCGCCGACCTTGAAGCACAGCCCAGCTGATGTGCATTTGGTTGGCGTGGACTCTCAGGGCAACCGTTTCAAGCTGCTGGCTGATAGCAGCAGTGACCGCGACCGGCCACGACTCGTCAAGCCCAAGTGCGCCCCACCTCCTCCGCCTACGCTACTACGCTCCCTCCAGCACGCCTACAGTGCAGATGGAGCCGAAGAAGTCGGTAGTGGTCTGGAGGTCAACGGAGAaggggtcaaaaggtcagggagggggacaGGAGGAGCACGACCATGCATCCCACCACCGCAAGTGCCTCCAGTGCTCTCTGCCTCCGCTGGTTCTGGTAGCACAACTGCCTCGACCAAGATGGCAAACGGTTCCTCCGGAGGCTCAATCCCAACGTCCTCCTCCAAGCTGACGCTCAGACGGACTCGGCAGCAGGCGGAGCGCGTGCCCTTGGAGAAAATCAGCAAGGAGGCTCTGTTGGAGTGTGCAGAGGGTCTGAGCAATGCTCTCTACAGCAGTGCTGAACCTTCCTCCAGTAGTCAGGTCTTGGACGCTGGCCACCAGTTGCTCGACTATTGCTCGGGCTACGTAGACTGCATCCCGCAGACACGGAACAAGTTCGCCTTCCGTGAGGCCGTGGGCAAGCTGGAACTGAGTCTGCAGGAATTGAGGGCTTCTTCTACTGGTGGGGGAGGAGGTGTGGGTGGAGCTGGGACAAGCCCTGCCCTGGACAACTTGCACTCTTGTATTAAAGAGATCAGTGATGTTGTGCAAAGGTAG
- the abl2 gene encoding tyrosine-protein kinase ABL2 isoform X3: MEQFSLNCRNVHLRLSDEALHRPFGLDSAALTEAVRWSSKENLLGAAESDPNLFVALYDFVASGDNTLSITKGEKLRVLGYNQNGEWSEVRSKNGQGWVPSNYITPVNSLEKHSWYHGPVSRSAAEYLLSSLINGSFLVRESESSPGQLSISLRYEGRVYHYRINTASDGKVYVTSESRFSTLAELVHHHSTVADGLVTTLHYPAPKCNKPTVYGVSPIHDKWEMERTDITMKHKLGGGQYGEVYVGVWKKYNLTVAVKTLKEDTMEVEEFLKEAAVMKEVKHPNLVQLLGVCTLEPPFYIVTEYMLHGNLLDYLRECDREEVNAVVLLYMATQISSAMEYLEKKNFIHRDLAARNCLVGENHVVKVADFGLSRLMTGDIYKAHAGAKFPIKWTAPESLAYNTFSIKSDVWAFGVLLWEIATYGMSPYPGIDLSQVYDLLEKGYRMEQPEGCPPKVYELMRACWQWSPLDRPSFAETHQAFETMFHDSSISEEVAEELCKTASSGKGGVVHAFGHDQPLLPCKARPQKKHSDNKENMEGLDGQQEPGSHGPAGLAASLLAGDGRSSSSPALPRKQRDKSPSSLLEDPLDAGFTRDRKAGFFSSFMKKKSMSSSSSSSSSQPQHNLPVRSNSFRDMESQPHKKYEPAASFGGPPPLPQTDGLSFSPSHGEGNHVQSRCCGATFGQKPSGSNSSGAASSQVGSSSSWAGLAGFFTPRLIKKTLGIRTGKPSGTDDTGGGGAKPFPRSNSTSSMSAGLPDLERMALTLPRNRSKPTLERTASTASQPENGAARPSDALLKKLDEGTAQIRDRPKAKLLPRGASGGVRAPGVGGEADAEDRLGWPSPSKTSTTGSTGPHNHKVPVLISPTLKHSPADVHLVGVDSQGNRFKLLADSSSDRDRPRLVKPKCAPPPPPTLLRSLQHAYSADGAEEVGSGLEVNGEGVKRSGRGTGGARPCIPPPQVPPVLSASAGSGSTTASTKMANGSSGGSIPTSSSKLTLRRTRQQAERVPLEKISKEALLECAEGLSNALYSSAEPSSSSQVLDAGHQLLDYCSGYVDCIPQTRNKFAFREAVGKLELSLQELRASSTGGGGGVGGAGTSPALDNLHSCIKEISDVVQR; the protein is encoded by the exons AAGCCCTGCACAGGCCGTTTGGGCTGGACTCTGCTGCGCTGACGGAGGCGGTGCGCTGGAGCTCGAAGGAGAACCTGCTGGGCGCTGCTGAAAGTGACCCCAACCTCTTCGTCGCACTTTACGACTTTGTCGCTAGTGGTGACAACACGCTAAGCATTACGAAAG GAGAGAAGCTGAGGGTGCTGGGTTATAACCAGAATGGGGAGTGGAGTGAGGTTCGCTCGAAGAATGGTCAGGGCTGGGTTCCCAGCAACTACATCACTCCGGTGAACAGTCTGGAGAAGCACAGCTGGTACCATGGTCCTGTGTCCCGCAGCGCTGCAGAGTACCTGCTCAGCAGCCTCATCAATGGCAGCTTCCTGGTGCGAGAGAGCGAAAGCAGCCCCGGGCAGCTGTCCATCTCCCTGCGCTACGAGGGCCGTGTCTACCACTACCGCATCAACACAGCCTCTGATGGCAAA GTGTATGTAACGTCTGAGAGTAGGTTCAGCACGTTAGCTGAACTGGTCCATCATCATTCCACTGTAGCAGACGGTCTGGTGACCACGCTCCACTACCCTGCCCCAAAATGCAACAAGCCCACCGTCTATGGGGTCTCCCCCATTCACGATAAGTGGGAGATGGAACGTACAGACATCACCATGAAGCACAAGCTGGGAGGAGGCCAGTATGGCGAGGTCTATGTGGGGGTCTGGAAGAAGTACAACCTCACCGTTGCTGTTAAAACGCTCAAG GAAGACACTATGGAGGTGGAGGAGTTTCTTAAAGAGGCTGCAGTCATGAAAGAAGTGAAACACCCTAATCTGGTGCAGCTTCTAG gtgtgtgtaccCTGGAGCCTCCGTTCTACATAGTGACCGAGTACATGCTTCATGGCAACCTGCTAGACTACTTGCGTGAGTGTGATCGGGAGGAGGTGAATGCAGTAGTGCTGCTCTACATGGCTACTCAGATTTCGTCTGCCATGGAGTACCTGGAGAAAAAGAACTTCATCCACAG GGATCTGGCAGCACGGAACTGTCTGGTTGGGGAGAATCATGTGGTTAAGGTGGCTGATTTTGGCCTGAGTCGATTGATGACTGGGGACATATACAAGGCCCACGCTGGAGCCAAGTTCCCCATCAAGTGGACTGCACCAGAGAGCTTAGCCTACAACACTTTCTCCATCAAATCGGACGTCTGGG CATTTGGAGTACTGCTATGGGAGATTGCAACCTACGGCATGTCTCCCTACCCTGGTATTGACCTGTCTCAAGTATATGACCTGCTGGAGAAGGGCTATCGCATGGAGCAACCGGAAGGATGTCCACCTAAAGTCTACGAGCTCATGAGAGCCT GTTGGCAGTGGAGTCCACTGGACAGGCCTTCATTTGCAGAAACACATCAGGCTTTTGAGACCATGTTCCATGACTCCAGCATATCCGAAG AAGTGGCAGAGGAGCTGTGTAAGACTGCCTCTTCTGGTAAAGGTGGGGTAGTGCACGCTTTTGGGCACGACCAGCCCCTGCTGCCCTGTAAGGCACGCCCACAGAAGAAGCACTCGGACAATAAGGAGAACATGGAAGGGCTAGACGGCCAGCAGGAGCCTGGATCCCATGGCCCTGCAG GTCTTGCTGCATCTCTGCTGGCCGGTGATGGCCGTTCCAGCAGCTCTCCTGCTCTGCCCCGCAAGCAGAGAGACAAATCTCCTTCTAGCCTGCTTGAGGACCCGCTGGATGCTGGCTTTACCCGTGACCGCAAGGCcggcttcttcagctccttcatgAAGAAGAAGTCCATgtcatcatcctcatcttctTCCTCGTCTCAGCCTCAGCACAATCTCCCAGTGAGGAGCAACTCCTTCCGTGACATGGAGTCACAGCCTCACAAAAAGTATGAGCCCGCAGCAAGTTTCGGTGGGCCTCCCCCACTGCCCCAAACGGACGGCCTGAGCTTCTCCCCATCTCACGGAGAAGGAAACCATGTCCAGTCACGCTGCTGCGGTGCCACATTTGGACAAAAACCCTCGGGGTCAAACTCCTCTGGAGCTGCCTCTTCGCAAGTAGGCAGCAGTAGTAGCTGGGCGGGCCTGGCAGGCTTCTTCACCCCCCGCCTTATTAAAAAGACCTTAGGGATACGAACTGGGAAGCCCTCCGGAACTGATGATACTGGGGGTGGAGGAGCCAAGCCGTTCCCTCGCTCCAACTCTACGTCCTCCATGTCTGCTGGCTTGCCTGATCTGGAGCGCATGGCGCTGACTTTACCCAGGAACCGTAGCAAGCCAACGTTGGAGCGCACAGCCTCCACCGCTTCGCAACCGGAGAATGGCGCAGCCCGGCCATCGGACGCCCTGCTGAAAAAATTGGACGAAGGCACTGCTCAGATTAGGGACAGGCCAAAGGCCAAGCTGCTGCCTCGTGGGGCATCAGGAGGGGTTAGGGCACCAGGGGTGGGGGGAGAAGCAGATGCAGAGGACCGGCTTGGCTGGCCTTCCCCTTCAAAGACCTCCACTACAGGATCCACAGGGCCGCACAACCACAAAGTCCCAGTTCTGATCTCGCCGACCTTGAAGCACAGCCCAGCTGATGTGCATTTGGTTGGCGTGGACTCTCAGGGCAACCGTTTCAAGCTGCTGGCTGATAGCAGCAGTGACCGCGACCGGCCACGACTCGTCAAGCCCAAGTGCGCCCCACCTCCTCCGCCTACGCTACTACGCTCCCTCCAGCACGCCTACAGTGCAGATGGAGCCGAAGAAGTCGGTAGTGGTCTGGAGGTCAACGGAGAaggggtcaaaaggtcagggagggggacaGGAGGAGCACGACCATGCATCCCACCACCGCAAGTGCCTCCAGTGCTCTCTGCCTCCGCTGGTTCTGGTAGCACAACTGCCTCGACCAAGATGGCAAACGGTTCCTCCGGAGGCTCAATCCCAACGTCCTCCTCCAAGCTGACGCTCAGACGGACTCGGCAGCAGGCGGAGCGCGTGCCCTTGGAGAAAATCAGCAAGGAGGCTCTGTTGGAGTGTGCAGAGGGTCTGAGCAATGCTCTCTACAGCAGTGCTGAACCTTCCTCCAGTAGTCAGGTCTTGGACGCTGGCCACCAGTTGCTCGACTATTGCTCGGGCTACGTAGACTGCATCCCGCAGACACGGAACAAGTTCGCCTTCCGTGAGGCCGTGGGCAAGCTGGAACTGAGTCTGCAGGAATTGAGGGCTTCTTCTACTGGTGGGGGAGGAGGTGTGGGTGGAGCTGGGACAAGCCCTGCCCTGGACAACTTGCACTCTTGTATTAAAGAGATCAGTGATGTTGTGCAAAGGTAG
- the abl2 gene encoding tyrosine-protein kinase ABL2 isoform X2 → MGQQVGRVGDGASPALQSPPQPQPQPHSQPQPQQQQQQQHQGRAARTSGSGRRPREVTSTGTPACRLAATANMPDPGVNVFTQHSALHRPFGLDSAALTEAVRWSSKENLLGAAESDPNLFVALYDFVASGDNTLSITKGEKLRVLGYNQNGEWSEVRSKNGQGWVPSNYITPVNSLEKHSWYHGPVSRSAAEYLLSSLINGSFLVRESESSPGQLSISLRYEGRVYHYRINTASDGKVYVTSESRFSTLAELVHHHSTVADGLVTTLHYPAPKCNKPTVYGVSPIHDKWEMERTDITMKHKLGGGQYGEVYVGVWKKYNLTVAVKTLKEDTMEVEEFLKEAAVMKEVKHPNLVQLLGVCTLEPPFYIVTEYMLHGNLLDYLRECDREEVNAVVLLYMATQISSAMEYLEKKNFIHRDLAARNCLVGENHVVKVADFGLSRLMTGDIYKAHAGAKFPIKWTAPESLAYNTFSIKSDVWAFGVLLWEIATYGMSPYPGIDLSQVYDLLEKGYRMEQPEGCPPKVYELMRACWQWSPLDRPSFAETHQAFETMFHDSSISEEVAEELCKTASSGKGGVVHAFGHDQPLLPCKARPQKKHSDNKENMEGLDGQQEPGSHGPAGLAASLLAGDGRSSSSPALPRKQRDKSPSSLLEDPLDAGFTRDRKAGFFSSFMKKKSMSSSSSSSSSQPQHNLPVRSNSFRDMESQPHKKYEPAASFGGPPPLPQTDGLSFSPSHGEGNHVQSRCCGATFGQKPSGSNSSGAASSQVGSSSSWAGLAGFFTPRLIKKTLGIRTGKPSGTDDTGGGGAKPFPRSNSTSSMSAGLPDLERMALTLPRNRSKPTLERTASTASQPENGAARPSDALLKKLDEGTAQIRDRPKAKLLPRGASGGVRAPGVGGEADAEDRLGWPSPSKTSTTGSTGPHNHKVPVLISPTLKHSPADVHLVGVDSQGNRFKLLADSSSDRDRPRLVKPKCAPPPPPTLLRSLQHAYSADGAEEVGSGLEVNGEGVKRSGRGTGGARPCIPPPQVPPVLSASAGSGSTTASTKMANGSSGGSIPTSSSKLTLRRTRQQAERVPLEKISKEALLECAEGLSNALYSSAEPSSSSQVLDAGHQLLDYCSGYVDCIPQTRNKFAFREAVGKLELSLQELRASSTGGGGGVGGAGTSPALDNLHSCIKEISDVVQR, encoded by the exons CCCTGCACAGGCCGTTTGGGCTGGACTCTGCTGCGCTGACGGAGGCGGTGCGCTGGAGCTCGAAGGAGAACCTGCTGGGCGCTGCTGAAAGTGACCCCAACCTCTTCGTCGCACTTTACGACTTTGTCGCTAGTGGTGACAACACGCTAAGCATTACGAAAG GAGAGAAGCTGAGGGTGCTGGGTTATAACCAGAATGGGGAGTGGAGTGAGGTTCGCTCGAAGAATGGTCAGGGCTGGGTTCCCAGCAACTACATCACTCCGGTGAACAGTCTGGAGAAGCACAGCTGGTACCATGGTCCTGTGTCCCGCAGCGCTGCAGAGTACCTGCTCAGCAGCCTCATCAATGGCAGCTTCCTGGTGCGAGAGAGCGAAAGCAGCCCCGGGCAGCTGTCCATCTCCCTGCGCTACGAGGGCCGTGTCTACCACTACCGCATCAACACAGCCTCTGATGGCAAA GTGTATGTAACGTCTGAGAGTAGGTTCAGCACGTTAGCTGAACTGGTCCATCATCATTCCACTGTAGCAGACGGTCTGGTGACCACGCTCCACTACCCTGCCCCAAAATGCAACAAGCCCACCGTCTATGGGGTCTCCCCCATTCACGATAAGTGGGAGATGGAACGTACAGACATCACCATGAAGCACAAGCTGGGAGGAGGCCAGTATGGCGAGGTCTATGTGGGGGTCTGGAAGAAGTACAACCTCACCGTTGCTGTTAAAACGCTCAAG GAAGACACTATGGAGGTGGAGGAGTTTCTTAAAGAGGCTGCAGTCATGAAAGAAGTGAAACACCCTAATCTGGTGCAGCTTCTAG gtgtgtgtaccCTGGAGCCTCCGTTCTACATAGTGACCGAGTACATGCTTCATGGCAACCTGCTAGACTACTTGCGTGAGTGTGATCGGGAGGAGGTGAATGCAGTAGTGCTGCTCTACATGGCTACTCAGATTTCGTCTGCCATGGAGTACCTGGAGAAAAAGAACTTCATCCACAG GGATCTGGCAGCACGGAACTGTCTGGTTGGGGAGAATCATGTGGTTAAGGTGGCTGATTTTGGCCTGAGTCGATTGATGACTGGGGACATATACAAGGCCCACGCTGGAGCCAAGTTCCCCATCAAGTGGACTGCACCAGAGAGCTTAGCCTACAACACTTTCTCCATCAAATCGGACGTCTGGG CATTTGGAGTACTGCTATGGGAGATTGCAACCTACGGCATGTCTCCCTACCCTGGTATTGACCTGTCTCAAGTATATGACCTGCTGGAGAAGGGCTATCGCATGGAGCAACCGGAAGGATGTCCACCTAAAGTCTACGAGCTCATGAGAGCCT GTTGGCAGTGGAGTCCACTGGACAGGCCTTCATTTGCAGAAACACATCAGGCTTTTGAGACCATGTTCCATGACTCCAGCATATCCGAAG AAGTGGCAGAGGAGCTGTGTAAGACTGCCTCTTCTGGTAAAGGTGGGGTAGTGCACGCTTTTGGGCACGACCAGCCCCTGCTGCCCTGTAAGGCACGCCCACAGAAGAAGCACTCGGACAATAAGGAGAACATGGAAGGGCTAGACGGCCAGCAGGAGCCTGGATCCCATGGCCCTGCAG GTCTTGCTGCATCTCTGCTGGCCGGTGATGGCCGTTCCAGCAGCTCTCCTGCTCTGCCCCGCAAGCAGAGAGACAAATCTCCTTCTAGCCTGCTTGAGGACCCGCTGGATGCTGGCTTTACCCGTGACCGCAAGGCcggcttcttcagctccttcatgAAGAAGAAGTCCATgtcatcatcctcatcttctTCCTCGTCTCAGCCTCAGCACAATCTCCCAGTGAGGAGCAACTCCTTCCGTGACATGGAGTCACAGCCTCACAAAAAGTATGAGCCCGCAGCAAGTTTCGGTGGGCCTCCCCCACTGCCCCAAACGGACGGCCTGAGCTTCTCCCCATCTCACGGAGAAGGAAACCATGTCCAGTCACGCTGCTGCGGTGCCACATTTGGACAAAAACCCTCGGGGTCAAACTCCTCTGGAGCTGCCTCTTCGCAAGTAGGCAGCAGTAGTAGCTGGGCGGGCCTGGCAGGCTTCTTCACCCCCCGCCTTATTAAAAAGACCTTAGGGATACGAACTGGGAAGCCCTCCGGAACTGATGATACTGGGGGTGGAGGAGCCAAGCCGTTCCCTCGCTCCAACTCTACGTCCTCCATGTCTGCTGGCTTGCCTGATCTGGAGCGCATGGCGCTGACTTTACCCAGGAACCGTAGCAAGCCAACGTTGGAGCGCACAGCCTCCACCGCTTCGCAACCGGAGAATGGCGCAGCCCGGCCATCGGACGCCCTGCTGAAAAAATTGGACGAAGGCACTGCTCAGATTAGGGACAGGCCAAAGGCCAAGCTGCTGCCTCGTGGGGCATCAGGAGGGGTTAGGGCACCAGGGGTGGGGGGAGAAGCAGATGCAGAGGACCGGCTTGGCTGGCCTTCCCCTTCAAAGACCTCCACTACAGGATCCACAGGGCCGCACAACCACAAAGTCCCAGTTCTGATCTCGCCGACCTTGAAGCACAGCCCAGCTGATGTGCATTTGGTTGGCGTGGACTCTCAGGGCAACCGTTTCAAGCTGCTGGCTGATAGCAGCAGTGACCGCGACCGGCCACGACTCGTCAAGCCCAAGTGCGCCCCACCTCCTCCGCCTACGCTACTACGCTCCCTCCAGCACGCCTACAGTGCAGATGGAGCCGAAGAAGTCGGTAGTGGTCTGGAGGTCAACGGAGAaggggtcaaaaggtcagggagggggacaGGAGGAGCACGACCATGCATCCCACCACCGCAAGTGCCTCCAGTGCTCTCTGCCTCCGCTGGTTCTGGTAGCACAACTGCCTCGACCAAGATGGCAAACGGTTCCTCCGGAGGCTCAATCCCAACGTCCTCCTCCAAGCTGACGCTCAGACGGACTCGGCAGCAGGCGGAGCGCGTGCCCTTGGAGAAAATCAGCAAGGAGGCTCTGTTGGAGTGTGCAGAGGGTCTGAGCAATGCTCTCTACAGCAGTGCTGAACCTTCCTCCAGTAGTCAGGTCTTGGACGCTGGCCACCAGTTGCTCGACTATTGCTCGGGCTACGTAGACTGCATCCCGCAGACACGGAACAAGTTCGCCTTCCGTGAGGCCGTGGGCAAGCTGGAACTGAGTCTGCAGGAATTGAGGGCTTCTTCTACTGGTGGGGGAGGAGGTGTGGGTGGAGCTGGGACAAGCCCTGCCCTGGACAACTTGCACTCTTGTATTAAAGAGATCAGTGATGTTGTGCAAAGGTAG